In a genomic window of Paraburkholderia phenazinium:
- a CDS encoding helix-turn-helix domain-containing protein, whose product MDTHLTKPAEPSTSDLGRRVRAARQAQDLTLETASRLCGVSRSTLSKVENGLMSPTFDVLQKIVLGLKIEIGELFGSTPKVSAGGRRALTRKDAGQRHAYRGYQMELLATDLAHKAMLPFRIRISAHTLDAFDDWGRHEGEEFLYVISGSVCLYSELYAPTHLNAGDSIYFDSRTGHAAVSTSDEDAEVLWMATSADIPQTPVEASKK is encoded by the coding sequence ATGGATACCCATCTCACCAAACCCGCCGAGCCCTCCACGTCGGACCTGGGCCGGCGCGTACGTGCTGCGCGTCAGGCGCAGGACCTGACGCTCGAGACGGCGAGCCGCCTGTGCGGCGTGTCGCGCTCGACCTTGTCGAAAGTCGAAAACGGCCTGATGTCGCCGACCTTCGACGTGCTGCAAAAGATCGTGCTCGGCCTGAAGATCGAAATCGGCGAACTGTTCGGCTCGACGCCGAAGGTCAGCGCCGGCGGCCGCCGCGCGTTGACCCGCAAGGACGCGGGCCAACGTCATGCGTATCGCGGCTATCAGATGGAGCTGCTCGCCACCGATCTCGCGCACAAGGCCATGCTGCCGTTTCGCATCCGCATCTCGGCGCACACGCTCGATGCGTTCGACGACTGGGGACGGCACGAAGGCGAAGAATTCCTGTACGTGATCAGCGGTAGCGTGTGCCTGTACTCCGAGCTGTACGCGCCCACCCATCTGAATGCGGGGGACAGCATCTATTTCGACAGCCGCACCGGCCACGCCGCGGTCTCCACCAGCGACGAAGACGCCGAGGTCTTGTGGATGGCCACCAGCGCGGATATTCCGCAAACGCCGGTGGAAGCGTCGAAAAAGTAG
- a CDS encoding helix-turn-helix transcriptional regulator: MLQNSTRLLRLLGMLRSAQSWHGAVLAERLGVTERTVRRDVDHLRGLGYRIGATPGPDGGYSLEAGTSLPPLLFEEDEALAVSLALRTLAASGVQGIEESALAALVKLEHLMPPRHGRKARTFFASIQKLAQAGPRVDPVVLAALAGACADREEAQFRYTDGNARVSQRTVQPQGLVNAESRWYLVAWDCSRADWRTFRVDRVIPPISTGSRFEPRRGPDKGDLAAYVSRSVSTAAYPVRAKVILHAPMQALAQSICPLVGQLAALDSQRCIVHTGAHSLHSIAAWLCTLEVEFDIEEPPELVEFLRGMNTRIHQALGRSEYKETAGPSTR, encoded by the coding sequence ATGTTGCAAAACTCCACAAGGCTGCTGCGTCTGCTGGGCATGCTTAGAAGCGCCCAATCCTGGCATGGCGCCGTGCTGGCCGAGCGCCTTGGCGTCACTGAGCGGACCGTGCGACGCGACGTCGACCACTTGCGCGGCCTCGGCTACCGGATCGGCGCAACGCCGGGGCCCGACGGGGGTTACAGCCTGGAAGCAGGGACGAGCTTGCCGCCCCTGCTTTTCGAGGAGGACGAAGCGCTCGCAGTCTCGCTGGCGCTGCGAACGCTAGCCGCCAGCGGCGTGCAGGGCATTGAAGAGTCGGCGCTCGCCGCCCTCGTCAAGCTAGAGCATTTGATGCCTCCGAGGCATGGCCGCAAGGCGAGGACGTTCTTCGCCTCCATCCAGAAGTTGGCCCAGGCGGGGCCCAGGGTCGATCCGGTCGTGCTGGCTGCGCTTGCCGGCGCATGTGCCGATCGCGAGGAAGCGCAGTTTCGCTACACGGATGGCAATGCCAGGGTCAGCCAGCGCACCGTCCAGCCCCAAGGCCTGGTCAACGCTGAATCACGCTGGTACCTCGTCGCCTGGGACTGTAGCCGGGCGGACTGGCGCACGTTCCGCGTCGATCGGGTGATCCCGCCGATTTCAACCGGATCGCGTTTCGAGCCTCGGCGCGGGCCGGACAAGGGCGATCTGGCCGCGTACGTCTCCCGTTCCGTTTCCACCGCGGCGTACCCGGTGCGCGCCAAAGTGATCCTTCACGCGCCGATGCAGGCGCTTGCCCAAAGCATCTGCCCGCTCGTCGGCCAGTTGGCGGCACTCGATTCGCAGCGATGCATCGTCCACACAGGGGCGCATTCTCTCCACTCGATCGCCGCCTGGCTGTGCACGCTGGAAGTCGAATTCGACATCGAGGAGCCTCCCGAACTGGTGGAATTCCTGCGCGGCATGAACACCCGCATTCATCAGGCGTTGGGGCGTTCCGAATATAAGGAAACTGCCGGCCCTTCGACCCGTTGA
- a CDS encoding isocitrate lyase/PEP mutase family protein, protein MPTSSTARRAAFRAKVEERQGLLVPGAFNAMSARVIQDAGFEALYLTGAGVTNMSLGLPDLGFVGLHEIAEHTARVRDAVELPLIVDADTGFGNALNVRHTVRTLERSGADAIQFEDQVMPKKCGHFSGKEVIATGEMLGKIHAAVDAREDHNLLIVARTDAAAVHGIEDAIERGHRFVEAGADILFIEATESLADIERLPKLINAPQLINIVIGGKTPTQSREALGKLGYAIVLYANAALQGAVLGMQRALGTLRDNGRLDEDTSLVAPFSERQRLVNKPLYDRLDREYADKEK, encoded by the coding sequence ATGCCCACCTCGTCCACTGCTCGCCGTGCGGCCTTCCGCGCCAAGGTCGAAGAACGCCAGGGGTTGCTCGTGCCCGGCGCGTTCAACGCAATGAGCGCGCGCGTCATTCAGGACGCCGGTTTCGAAGCGCTCTATCTGACCGGCGCCGGCGTGACCAACATGTCGCTCGGCCTGCCGGATCTGGGTTTCGTCGGCTTGCACGAAATCGCCGAACACACGGCACGGGTGCGCGACGCGGTCGAACTGCCGTTGATCGTCGATGCCGATACCGGCTTCGGCAATGCGCTCAACGTGCGCCATACGGTGCGCACGCTCGAACGCAGCGGCGCCGACGCGATCCAGTTTGAAGACCAGGTGATGCCGAAGAAATGCGGTCATTTCTCCGGCAAGGAAGTGATCGCGACCGGTGAGATGCTCGGCAAGATTCACGCAGCCGTCGATGCCCGCGAGGACCACAACCTGCTGATCGTCGCACGCACCGACGCCGCCGCCGTACATGGCATCGAAGACGCGATCGAGCGCGGTCACCGCTTTGTCGAAGCGGGCGCGGACATCCTGTTCATCGAAGCGACCGAATCGCTCGCCGACATCGAGCGCTTGCCCAAACTGATCAACGCACCGCAGTTGATCAACATCGTGATCGGCGGCAAAACGCCGACGCAATCGCGCGAAGCGCTCGGCAAGCTCGGCTACGCAATCGTGCTCTATGCGAACGCCGCCCTCCAGGGCGCGGTACTTGGCATGCAGCGGGCGCTCGGCACGCTGCGCGACAACGGCCGGCTGGACGAAGACACCTCGCTGGTCGCGCCGTTCAGCGAGCGGCAACGGCTCGTCAACAAGCCTTTGTACGACCGGCTCGATCGCGAATACGCAGATAAAGAGAAGTGA